From the genome of Polyangiaceae bacterium, one region includes:
- a CDS encoding septum formation initiator family protein, translating into MHARQLLLERVLPLSVLGLALISVPVLILSPTGITRLDALRQEREKAEAEVDRLTADVEALRAEVDRIKQDPAAVERVARDELGLVRQTEVVFQFKE; encoded by the coding sequence ATGCACGCTCGCCAGCTGCTTCTGGAGCGGGTCCTGCCCCTGTCGGTGCTCGGACTCGCGCTCATCTCCGTACCCGTTCTGATTCTCTCGCCCACGGGGATCACTCGCTTGGACGCCCTGCGCCAAGAGCGCGAGAAGGCTGAAGCGGAGGTGGACCGTCTGACCGCAGACGTGGAGGCGCTGCGCGCGGAGGTCGACCGCATCAAGCAAGATCCCGCGGCCGTGGAACGGGTCGCCCGCGACGAGCTCGGCCTCGTGCGTCAGACGGAAGTGGTATTTCAGTTCAAAGAGTAA
- the gspN gene encoding type II secretion system protein GspN codes for MNARAKKVLLGLAYPVFYLAVFLLFCVATFPYGRLKDRIEAEFNARQPAGVGTRLAIEDMSGYFLSGIEADNVTLTTPQPPGEDGKAVDPKVVTIEHVHARVSLLRLLVGTTHVTFGADAFGGTVSGFTSDAGGDRTIEVELEGVDVGSLPMVGAAVGLPMTGALSGSVELKLPESKLSKAEGKIDLSIADLSVGDGKAKIRDTIALPKLSAGEMSLVAEATDGRLKVEKLNTKGKDLEVVADGSIRLRDNFDQSLAELSLRFSFSDAYKNKNDITRGLFGAPGSSLPGLFDLDPKNKRAKRPDGFYAWRITGPMSRINADPLGTTGTMPGNLGLSPAARGTRGFSP; via the coding sequence GTGAACGCCCGAGCCAAAAAGGTGCTGCTGGGGTTGGCCTATCCGGTCTTCTACCTGGCGGTGTTCCTGTTGTTTTGCGTGGCGACGTTTCCCTACGGTCGCCTGAAGGATCGCATCGAGGCGGAGTTCAATGCACGACAACCCGCCGGCGTCGGAACCCGCCTCGCCATCGAAGACATGTCGGGCTACTTCCTGAGCGGCATCGAGGCGGACAACGTCACGCTGACCACGCCCCAGCCCCCGGGAGAGGACGGCAAGGCCGTCGACCCGAAGGTGGTCACCATCGAACACGTGCATGCGCGCGTTTCGCTGCTGAGACTGCTGGTCGGCACCACCCACGTCACCTTCGGCGCTGACGCCTTTGGCGGCACGGTCTCTGGGTTCACCTCGGACGCCGGGGGAGATCGCACCATCGAGGTGGAGCTCGAGGGCGTGGACGTGGGCTCGCTGCCCATGGTGGGCGCAGCCGTGGGGCTGCCGATGACCGGCGCACTGTCTGGATCGGTAGAGCTCAAGCTACCCGAGTCGAAGCTGAGCAAGGCCGAGGGCAAGATCGATCTGAGCATCGCGGACCTCTCGGTCGGGGATGGCAAGGCCAAGATTCGCGACACGATTGCGTTGCCGAAGCTCAGCGCCGGGGAAATGTCGCTGGTCGCGGAGGCGACGGATGGGCGCCTCAAGGTCGAGAAGTTGAACACGAAGGGCAAGGACCTCGAGGTCGTCGCCGATGGCAGCATTCGGCTGAGAGACAACTTCGACCAGAGCCTGGCGGAGCTCTCCTTGCGCTTCTCTTTCAGTGACGCCTACAAGAACAAGAACGACATCACCCGCGGCCTATTCGGAGCACCGGGTTCCAGTTTGCCAGGCTTGTTCGATCTGGATCCGAAGAACAAGCGCGCCAAACGCCCGGACGGGTTCTACGCCTGGCGCATCACGGGGCCGATGTCGCGCATCAACGCTGACCCGCTCGGCACGACAGGGACGATGCCGGGCAACCTGGGTCTCAGTCCCGCCGCGCGCGGCACCCGCGGCTTCTCACCGTAG
- the gspM gene encoding type II secretion system protein GspM — translation MSLSERLERLEPRERRLLGILGLVFVVVCVVLVPVAVTALLSSKRSDVEELKQAIDDIQAGRAQVERRAKDKEQILERYRRPAPPLAALLEKHAKEAKLEIPESQDRAMVPHGKSYEERSTKIVLRKVGMLNLVKFMESVEQSGHPVSISKLNIRKRGTEQDSFDVEMYVSAFDRKVEAKKKSPSTEESGTSPKEGSE, via the coding sequence ATGAGTCTTTCCGAACGGTTGGAACGACTGGAGCCGCGTGAGCGCCGTCTGCTCGGCATTCTGGGGCTCGTGTTCGTGGTGGTCTGCGTCGTGCTGGTGCCGGTGGCGGTGACCGCTCTGCTCAGCAGCAAGCGCTCGGACGTGGAGGAACTCAAACAGGCCATCGACGACATCCAGGCCGGCCGCGCGCAGGTCGAGCGCCGCGCCAAAGACAAGGAACAGATCCTGGAGCGCTATCGGCGCCCCGCGCCACCCTTGGCTGCTCTGCTCGAGAAGCATGCCAAGGAAGCCAAGTTGGAGATCCCCGAGAGCCAAGATCGCGCCATGGTGCCCCATGGCAAGAGCTACGAGGAGCGTTCCACCAAGATCGTGCTGCGCAAGGTGGGTATGCTCAACCTCGTGAAGTTCATGGAGAGCGTGGAGCAGAGCGGCCACCCCGTGAGCATTTCCAAGCTGAACATCCGCAAGCGCGGCACGGAGCAGGACAGCTTCGACGTCGAAATGTACGTCAGCGCCTTCGATCGCAAGGTGGAGGCGAAAAAGAAGAGCCCTAGCACCGAGGAAAGCGGCACCAGTCCCAAGGAGGGCAGCGAGTGA
- a CDS encoding tetratricopeptide repeat protein: MSIEILRAELERLFELDELLQLTRNVLGFDPEQVGGTAAKGSFAKALTDHCAEMDAVEALCDAMLASKGEVNPKIGQIRVNGLPFDEELRSGAKLGDFTIVRKLGEGRLGISYLARLGDADHRVKVLRREATRDLRGLHRFLTVSRLVGTIRHAGLPAELAAGPVEDRIAVSHAYVEGQPLAVRIARTGPMHINEARPLLKAMLEGLAAIHSRRLSHGDLRLENVIVFRKPDGTQSLVLLDAGSDRLRARARVSTNGQNELFSTVGSPKSVAPEQIRGMASSPQSDVYSFGALLFEILTGKPVFGTNTAISAAIGHLTEAAPTPSSVAPRGWVTKDIDDWVQSMLDKDPEKRPKDAVVLLEALEIMGRASVQRREKRITDADLDARIAALVTDPTDDDAAVALEAAVEEGADAARVAEAFSTAADSVDITSGKEQREAKKGLLFRAARLYEHAAKNAEKAEQMYASLIELDPSDEIALTALEDVRKQLGKYEELVEMLLARSEKAESRGERARAFAEIGRLYVTELDDKEQALVAYTQAFTEDPHDSSHADELERLAQNPEAWGEVLSTCAQATLQDDLPQESKNMLFNRMGRWYADHATRLDLALPCYQAVIGTDPANDEALDGMTQIYRKAQQWPELVLVLTRRADAAATPERARDFRAEAAEILEIQMSDTGRARDLYQQVLADDPGHQRAAEALAKIYERSGDFAEYVKLLERRADASRGEDRGRVLCHLAEIYETRLNDDTEALRRYDTVLSADGNNLDALRGADRVLAKLGRFQDLVGNLEKQIQLAATPRQKITLWERVAGIQDEEFLDHEKAAGAWEAVLQIDSAHEGALTALVRHYRALDRWEDVASLYERHIKLVGEPDHQLELTLALGRVLMEQIGATDRATVAYEKALEINPEHAGALEALARLRETAGDADAALSAIDALAEKASSPEAKAEQYLRAAKLLEGRGDRDGAIERYKSALDANPGDAGVSASLRGAYLARGDVNSAIKLLEREMERTEGDRAKGKLAGELALLLRDRLKDMAKAEEAAKRAVSFDPTNAFGLMVLGDLAFDASRYLEAAKHYGTLAARADSLEKKDAVRVLVHYVDALSKTGSTEEALAPMDTLLRIAPEDMEALGRVAQVTFEHGSPARAVDLYKDYLERFGKQLKAKDKALSMARYGEALRRAERWDEANTALEEAIDLDPSSTVPLESLAGVCEGKGDWEGAIKIKTRHLDVAVGDKRADLLIEIGDIASEHLNDRTRATKSYVAALEEKPEDRRLLTKLMQLYSEEKDWGKLVDVVLRLADFVEEPKQRAKYLQTAAIVCARQMGDLDRALEFYDRVLELDPRADKALVEAIELRKDKGDHRGVEKLLQRKLEQATGDKDKKVMLETFVELAELYEKHLNWPDRAIDALEAAQTLEPDNRARAEHLGELYAQDPAKHLEKAVAAQQTLMRQNPYRPESYKLLRKLYTEVKRADAAWNLCQALYVLNLAEPDEERFFKRMRAESAAPAAEALNDEDWLTLLVHPGADPLLTSVFALIEPAILAARGQAFEQLGYDPRYAIDLTRHPYPMSQTLYYSAGVFGMEAPPTFQNTNDPGGLSFLHAYRPALVLGMAALSADVPPQAAAFIAGRHLSYYRPGLYVRQIVPSGTGLKSWLFAAIKMIAPQFPIAAELEGPVNEALAALEHNLQGAARDQLARIVAKLLQSGAALDLKRWMAGVDMTADRAGFLLAHDLETAVEIIKASDEASSVVGGQERLKELVLFSVSEQYFNLRQKLRIAVDS; the protein is encoded by the coding sequence ATGTCCATCGAGATACTCCGTGCAGAACTCGAACGACTGTTCGAGCTCGACGAGCTCCTTCAGCTGACCCGCAACGTGCTTGGCTTCGATCCCGAGCAGGTCGGTGGAACAGCGGCCAAAGGCTCTTTTGCGAAGGCGCTCACGGATCACTGCGCCGAGATGGACGCGGTGGAAGCGCTATGCGACGCAATGCTCGCGTCGAAGGGCGAGGTGAACCCGAAGATCGGGCAGATTCGCGTCAACGGTCTGCCCTTCGACGAAGAGCTGCGCAGCGGTGCGAAGCTCGGGGACTTCACCATCGTTCGCAAGCTCGGCGAGGGGCGTCTGGGGATTTCCTACCTGGCCCGGCTTGGCGACGCCGACCATCGCGTCAAGGTGTTGCGACGCGAAGCCACCCGAGACCTGCGCGGATTGCATCGCTTCCTGACCGTGAGTCGTCTGGTCGGGACGATCCGCCATGCTGGCCTACCGGCAGAACTGGCTGCAGGCCCGGTGGAGGACCGCATCGCGGTGAGCCACGCCTACGTGGAGGGGCAACCTCTGGCCGTCCGCATCGCACGCACGGGGCCGATGCACATCAACGAAGCGCGCCCGCTTCTGAAGGCGATGCTCGAGGGCTTGGCGGCGATCCACAGCCGCCGGCTGTCTCACGGGGATCTGCGTCTCGAAAACGTGATCGTGTTTCGCAAGCCTGACGGCACCCAGAGCCTGGTGCTGCTGGATGCTGGCTCCGACCGCCTGCGTGCTCGCGCCCGCGTCAGCACCAACGGACAGAACGAGCTGTTCTCGACGGTGGGTTCGCCCAAGAGCGTCGCACCCGAGCAAATCCGCGGCATGGCTTCGTCGCCCCAGAGCGACGTCTACTCCTTTGGTGCGCTGCTGTTCGAAATCCTGACCGGCAAGCCGGTCTTCGGGACCAACACCGCCATCTCCGCCGCGATCGGGCACCTGACGGAAGCCGCGCCCACGCCGAGCAGCGTCGCGCCTCGCGGCTGGGTCACCAAGGATATCGACGACTGGGTTCAGTCGATGCTCGACAAGGATCCCGAGAAGCGCCCGAAGGATGCCGTGGTGCTGCTCGAGGCGCTCGAGATCATGGGTCGCGCTTCGGTGCAGCGTCGCGAAAAGAGGATAACCGACGCCGATCTGGACGCGCGCATCGCAGCCCTGGTCACGGATCCCACGGACGACGATGCTGCCGTCGCGCTGGAAGCCGCGGTGGAAGAGGGCGCCGACGCGGCGCGGGTGGCCGAGGCCTTCAGCACGGCCGCCGATTCCGTGGACATCACCAGCGGGAAGGAACAACGCGAGGCCAAGAAAGGGCTGCTGTTCCGCGCCGCGCGCCTGTACGAGCACGCAGCGAAGAACGCCGAGAAAGCCGAGCAGATGTACGCCTCGCTGATCGAGCTGGACCCCAGCGACGAGATCGCTCTGACCGCGCTGGAAGACGTCCGCAAGCAACTCGGCAAGTACGAGGAGCTGGTGGAGATGTTGCTGGCGCGCAGCGAAAAGGCCGAGAGCCGCGGCGAGCGCGCGCGGGCCTTTGCTGAGATCGGCCGGTTGTACGTGACGGAGCTGGACGACAAGGAGCAGGCTCTGGTCGCCTACACCCAGGCATTCACCGAAGATCCTCATGACAGCAGCCACGCCGACGAGTTGGAGCGACTCGCGCAAAACCCCGAGGCGTGGGGCGAAGTGCTCTCCACTTGCGCTCAGGCAACGCTGCAGGACGATCTGCCCCAGGAGAGCAAGAACATGCTCTTCAACCGTATGGGGCGCTGGTATGCGGATCACGCCACGCGCCTCGACCTGGCGCTGCCCTGCTACCAGGCGGTGATCGGCACAGACCCGGCCAACGACGAAGCCCTCGACGGCATGACGCAGATCTACCGCAAGGCCCAGCAGTGGCCGGAGCTGGTATTGGTGCTCACCCGCCGGGCGGACGCGGCCGCCACGCCGGAGCGTGCGCGGGACTTCCGCGCCGAGGCGGCGGAGATCCTCGAGATTCAGATGAGCGACACGGGCCGTGCTCGCGATCTGTACCAGCAGGTGCTCGCGGACGATCCGGGCCACCAGCGCGCCGCCGAAGCCCTCGCCAAGATCTACGAGCGCAGCGGCGACTTCGCAGAGTACGTGAAACTGCTGGAGCGACGCGCGGATGCTTCTCGCGGCGAGGACCGCGGCCGCGTGCTCTGCCACTTGGCAGAGATCTACGAGACTCGACTGAATGACGATACTGAGGCCCTGCGCCGCTACGACACCGTGCTCTCCGCGGACGGAAACAACCTCGATGCCCTACGCGGAGCCGACCGCGTACTGGCGAAGCTGGGCCGGTTCCAGGACTTGGTCGGAAACCTGGAGAAGCAAATCCAGTTGGCCGCCACGCCGCGGCAGAAGATCACGCTGTGGGAGCGCGTCGCTGGGATCCAGGACGAAGAGTTCCTCGATCACGAGAAAGCGGCTGGCGCTTGGGAAGCGGTGCTGCAAATCGACTCTGCTCACGAAGGCGCACTGACAGCCTTGGTGCGGCACTACCGCGCCTTGGATCGATGGGAAGACGTGGCCAGTCTCTACGAGCGGCACATCAAGCTTGTCGGGGAACCGGATCATCAGCTGGAGCTGACGCTGGCCCTCGGTCGCGTGCTGATGGAGCAGATTGGGGCAACGGACCGCGCCACGGTCGCGTACGAGAAGGCTCTGGAGATCAATCCGGAGCATGCGGGTGCTCTCGAGGCCCTGGCGCGCTTGCGGGAAACCGCTGGGGATGCGGATGCCGCGCTCAGTGCCATCGACGCTCTGGCAGAAAAGGCCAGCAGCCCCGAAGCCAAGGCCGAGCAGTACCTGCGCGCTGCGAAGCTGCTCGAAGGGCGCGGCGATCGGGACGGTGCCATCGAGCGCTACAAGTCCGCCCTGGACGCCAACCCAGGCGACGCGGGTGTCTCGGCGTCACTGCGCGGCGCCTACCTGGCTCGCGGTGACGTCAACTCCGCTATCAAGCTGCTGGAGCGCGAGATGGAGCGCACCGAGGGCGACCGCGCCAAAGGCAAGCTGGCCGGCGAGCTGGCCCTGCTGCTTCGCGACCGCCTCAAGGACATGGCCAAGGCCGAGGAAGCCGCGAAGCGCGCTGTGTCCTTCGATCCGACCAATGCCTTCGGTCTGATGGTGCTGGGTGACCTGGCCTTCGACGCTTCGCGCTACTTGGAGGCGGCCAAGCACTATGGGACTTTGGCAGCGCGCGCCGACAGCCTGGAGAAGAAGGACGCAGTGCGAGTGCTCGTGCACTACGTGGATGCCCTCTCGAAGACGGGCTCCACCGAAGAGGCGCTCGCGCCCATGGATACCCTGCTGCGCATCGCTCCCGAGGACATGGAAGCCCTCGGTCGCGTGGCGCAGGTCACTTTCGAGCACGGATCCCCGGCCCGCGCCGTCGATCTGTACAAGGACTACCTGGAGCGCTTCGGCAAGCAGCTGAAGGCAAAAGACAAGGCGCTGTCCATGGCGCGCTATGGCGAAGCACTTCGTCGGGCCGAGCGTTGGGATGAGGCCAACACCGCCCTCGAGGAGGCGATCGACCTGGATCCGTCGTCCACCGTTCCCTTGGAGTCCCTCGCCGGCGTGTGTGAAGGCAAGGGCGACTGGGAAGGGGCGATCAAGATCAAGACTCGCCACCTGGACGTGGCGGTCGGCGACAAGCGCGCCGACCTGCTGATCGAGATTGGCGACATCGCTTCCGAGCACCTCAACGATCGCACGCGCGCGACCAAGAGCTACGTCGCGGCACTCGAAGAAAAGCCCGAGGATCGCCGGCTGCTGACCAAGCTGATGCAGCTCTACAGCGAGGAGAAGGACTGGGGCAAGCTGGTCGACGTGGTGCTTCGCCTGGCGGACTTCGTCGAGGAGCCGAAGCAGCGTGCCAAGTACCTGCAAACTGCCGCCATCGTCTGCGCGCGGCAGATGGGTGACCTCGATCGTGCCTTGGAGTTCTACGATCGAGTGCTGGAGCTGGATCCCAGGGCGGACAAGGCTCTGGTCGAAGCCATCGAACTGCGCAAGGACAAGGGTGACCACCGCGGCGTCGAGAAACTGCTGCAGCGCAAGCTCGAACAGGCGACCGGAGACAAGGACAAGAAGGTCATGCTGGAGACCTTCGTCGAGCTCGCCGAGCTGTACGAGAAGCACTTGAACTGGCCCGACCGTGCGATCGATGCGCTGGAAGCGGCCCAAACCCTGGAACCCGACAACCGTGCCCGCGCCGAGCACCTCGGCGAACTCTACGCGCAAGATCCAGCGAAGCACTTGGAGAAGGCGGTGGCGGCACAGCAGACGCTGATGCGTCAGAACCCGTACCGCCCCGAGAGCTACAAGCTGCTGCGCAAACTCTACACGGAAGTGAAGCGTGCGGACGCGGCGTGGAACTTGTGCCAGGCCCTGTACGTGCTGAACCTGGCCGAGCCCGACGAGGAACGCTTCTTCAAGCGCATGCGCGCCGAGTCGGCTGCCCCGGCCGCAGAAGCCTTGAACGACGAGGACTGGCTGACGTTGCTGGTGCACCCTGGGGCGGACCCGCTGCTCACCAGCGTGTTTGCCTTGATCGAACCGGCGATTCTCGCGGCGCGCGGTCAGGCCTTCGAACAACTCGGATACGATCCGCGCTACGCCATCGACCTGACGCGACACCCCTACCCCATGAGCCAAACGCTGTACTACTCGGCGGGGGTGTTTGGGATGGAGGCGCCGCCCACTTTCCAGAACACCAACGATCCGGGCGGCCTGTCGTTCTTGCACGCCTACCGACCGGCGCTGGTGCTGGGGATGGCGGCGCTCTCCGCCGACGTGCCGCCCCAGGCGGCAGCGTTCATCGCGGGTCGGCATCTCTCCTACTACCGGCCGGGCCTCTACGTTCGGCAGATCGTGCCCAGTGGCACGGGGCTCAAGTCGTGGCTGTTTGCAGCGATCAAGATGATCGCGCCGCAGTTCCCGATTGCCGCGGAACTGGAAGGCCCCGTCAACGAAGCCTTGGCAGCGTTGGAGCACAATCTGCAGGGTGCAGCTCGCGACCAACTCGCCCGCATCGTGGCCAAGCTGCTGCAGTCCGGAGCAGCCCTGGATCTCAAGCGCTGGATGGCTGGCGTGGACATGACCGCAGACCGCGCGGGCTTCTTGCTCGCCCACGATCTCGAGACTGCGGTGGAGATCATCAAGGCTTCCGACGAAGCTTCCAGCGTCGTAGGCGGGCAAGAGCGCCTCAAGGAGCTCGTTCTCTTCTCCGTCAGCGAGCAGTACTTCAACCTACGCCAGAAGCTGCGCATTGCAGTCGATTCGTGA
- the pilM gene encoding pilus assembly protein PilM: MARFVGIDIRASHVRAVQLRTSYRKVSVEQMLEVSLAEVENLDAALRAVALPLTQQGEPVAICVEGEQAFIHRLTLPATALKQISEVLPFEIEANVPVPLDDLVYDHRMLRRGGKDQVVVMTAAARTDHVRSQITRVKNVLGSEPERVGVGTLPLANLASLCPAIAIPGPVAIVDLGGTRTEVVLLSHGEPVFARTLSRGVAGLPESATALAAELRQTFVAWLAHGGEPVEAIYLSGAGASTPGAENYLAHELGIRIGQLPPLGLDGITPDQAQNVPRFAKAIALALGLAGRGHDLDLRRGSLAFQRGFGFLKERIPLLTGLGAAVLISFAFSTWAEVRALSRDEESLTKALGTLSKQVLGSKAESAEEAQDLLNRAKGLDEGDPMPHMDGYDVIVEISKAIPMSITHDIEDFDFGRGHLKLNGVVGSAQDAQQIATALKEVKCFEDVKIAKVSQVVNSDRQKYVLELEVRCPEDAPKKKKKPEGEEGTSSDKEAQP, encoded by the coding sequence ATGGCGCGTTTCGTAGGCATCGACATCCGAGCATCCCACGTCAGGGCGGTGCAGCTGCGCACCAGCTACCGCAAGGTCAGCGTGGAACAGATGCTGGAAGTGAGTTTGGCCGAGGTGGAGAACTTGGACGCGGCCCTGCGCGCCGTCGCCTTGCCGCTCACCCAACAAGGCGAGCCCGTCGCCATCTGCGTGGAGGGTGAGCAAGCCTTCATTCACCGGCTCACGCTGCCGGCGACTGCACTGAAGCAGATCTCGGAAGTGTTGCCCTTCGAGATCGAGGCCAACGTGCCTGTTCCCCTCGACGACCTCGTCTACGATCACCGCATGCTGCGTCGTGGCGGCAAGGATCAAGTCGTCGTGATGACCGCCGCCGCGCGCACCGACCACGTGCGCAGCCAAATCACGCGCGTCAAGAACGTCCTCGGTAGCGAGCCCGAGCGCGTTGGCGTTGGAACGCTTCCGCTCGCGAACCTGGCCTCGCTCTGCCCCGCGATCGCCATTCCGGGCCCCGTGGCCATCGTCGATCTGGGTGGCACGCGTACGGAAGTGGTGCTGCTGAGTCACGGGGAGCCCGTATTCGCTCGCACCCTGAGCCGCGGCGTCGCCGGCCTTCCCGAGAGCGCGACGGCGCTTGCTGCCGAGCTGCGCCAGACCTTCGTCGCCTGGCTGGCGCATGGTGGTGAGCCCGTGGAGGCCATCTACTTGAGTGGCGCCGGCGCATCGACGCCGGGCGCCGAGAACTACTTGGCGCACGAGCTGGGGATCCGCATCGGCCAACTGCCACCACTCGGCCTGGATGGCATCACGCCGGACCAGGCGCAAAACGTGCCACGCTTTGCCAAGGCCATCGCTCTGGCGCTGGGGTTGGCGGGTCGCGGACATGACTTGGATCTGCGACGCGGCTCCCTGGCGTTCCAGCGCGGCTTCGGCTTCCTGAAAGAGCGCATCCCCCTCTTGACGGGGCTCGGCGCGGCAGTGTTGATCAGCTTTGCCTTTTCCACTTGGGCCGAAGTCAGGGCGCTCTCGCGAGACGAAGAGTCGCTAACAAAAGCGCTTGGTACGCTCTCCAAGCAGGTGCTCGGGAGCAAAGCGGAGAGCGCGGAGGAGGCGCAAGATCTGCTCAATCGCGCCAAGGGTTTGGATGAAGGGGACCCAATGCCGCACATGGATGGCTACGACGTGATCGTGGAGATTTCGAAGGCCATTCCCATGAGCATCACCCACGACATCGAAGACTTCGATTTTGGTCGCGGGCACTTGAAGCTCAATGGCGTCGTGGGCTCTGCGCAGGATGCTCAGCAAATCGCGACGGCGCTCAAAGAGGTGAAGTGCTTCGAAGACGTCAAGATCGCGAAGGTCAGCCAGGTGGTGAACAGCGATCGACAGAAGTACGTCCTCGAGTTGGAAGTGCGCTGCCCGGAAGACGCGCCGAAGAAGAAGAAGAAGCCCGAGGGTGAAGAGGGGACCAGCAGCGACAAGGAGGCGCAGCCATGA